A stretch of the Vitis vinifera cultivar Pinot Noir 40024 chromosome 16, ASM3070453v1 genome encodes the following:
- the LOC100251111 gene encoding alanine--tRNA ligase, which yields MPELPPTVTEWPAAKVRDTFISFFEAKEHVNWVSSPVVPLNDPTLLFANAGMNQFKPIFLGTADPNTPLSKLTRACNTQKCIRAGGKHNDLDDVGKDTYHHTFFEMLGNWSFGDYFKREAIEWAWELLTEVYKLPTDRFYATYFGGDEQLGLAPDDEARDIWLKFLPPGHVLPFGCKDNFWEMGDTGPCGPCTEIHFDRIGNRDATSLVNNDDPTCIEIWNLVFIQFNRESDGSLKPLPAKHVDTGMGFERLTSILQNKMSNYDTDVFLPIFDAIHLATGAPLYSGKVGTEDVDKVDMAYRVVADHIRTLSFAIADGSCPGNEGREYVLRRILRRAVRYGSEVLKAQEGFFNGLVGVVVKVMGDVFPELKQHEMHIRGIIAAEEASFGKTLIKGIEKFKKAAQEVQGKILSGQEAFVLWDTYGFPLDLTQLMAEERGLTVDVMGFNIAMDEARERSRNAQNKKAGGAIVMDADATAALHKMGVAATDDISKFTWFEDHESVIKAIYTGIEFLESAAAGDEVGIILETTSFYAEQGGQIFDTGSLEGSCGSFQVCNVQIYGGFVLHIGSVTGEIGRFSVGDKVICKVDYDRRKLIAPNHTCTHMLNFALREVLGNHVDQKGSIVLPEKLRFDFSHGKPIHPDHLRRIESIVNDQIKDELDVYGKEATLADAKRINGLRAVFGEVYPDPVRVVTIGRKVEDLLADPDNAEWLSVSAELCGGTHISNTREAKAFALLSEEGIAKGIRRITAVTTDSAFKAMELAFSLEQEVDAASDAEGSLLEKKVASLRSRVDAAPIPAPKKADLRTKISLLQDQVRKEQKKIAEENIQKAVKVATEMADGAASDGKAFCISLVDVGLDTTAVREAVLKVIEQKGISVMVFSTDETTNKAVVYAGVPENGEKFKQLEVSEWLTAALGPLKGRCGKGKGGLAQGQGTDASLVKEAMDVATKFASMKLS from the exons ATGCCGGAGCTCCCACCGACGGTTACGGAGTGGCCGGCGGCCAAAGTCAGAGACACCTTCATCAGTTTCTTCGAAGCCAAGGAGCATGTCAACTGGGTATCCAGCCCTGTTGTGCCTCTCAATGACCCAACTCTCCTCTTTGCCAATGCTG GTATGAACCAGTTCAAACCAATCTTTTTAGGGACTGCTGATCCAAACACTCCTTTGAGTAAGCTCACACGTGCTTGCAACACCCAAAAGTGCATTCGAGCTGGTGGAAAACACAATGATCTTGATGATGTGGGGAAAGATACTTACCACCATACCTTCTTTGAGATGCTTGGCAATTGGTCATTTGgtgattattttaaaagagaAGCCATTGAATGGGCTTGGGAGCTTCTTACAGAG GTGTACAAATTACCAACGGACCGGTTCTATGCCACCTATTTTGGTGGTGATGAGCAACTTGGCCTTGCTCCTGATGATGAAGCTCGAGATATTTGGCTCAAGTTTTTGCCCCCTGGACATGTACTTCCATTTGGTTGTAAA GACAACTTCTGGGAGATGGGTGATACTGGTCCTTGTGGTCCTTGCACTGAAATACATTTTGATAGGATTGGTAACCGAGATGCCACATCGTTGGTTAACAATGATGATCCTACTTGTATTGAGATATGGAACCTTGTATTTATTCAG TTTAATAGAGAAAGTGATGGTTCTCTAAAGCCTTTGCCTGCTAAACATGTTGACACTGGAATGGGTTTTGAAAGATTAACTTCTATTCTTCAGAACAAGATGAGCAATTATGATACTGATGTGTTCCTACCCATCTTTGATGCTATCCACTTG GCGACTGGAGCACCACTGTATTCTGGAAAAGTTGGAACAGAAGATGTAGACAAAGTTGATATGGCATATAGGGTTGTCGCTGACCACATAAGAACTCTTTCATTTGCCATTGCTGATGGTTCTTGTCCAG GTAATGAGGGTCGTGAATATGTTCTTAGACGTATTCTTCGTCGAGCTGTTCGGTATGGAAGTGAAGTCCTAAAAGCTCAAGAAGGATTTTTCAATGG GCTTGTCGGTGTTGTGGTGAAAGTGATGGGTGATGTATTTCCAGAGCTAAAACAACATGAAATGCACATCAGGGGCATAATTGCAGCAGAAGAAGCCAGTTTTGGCAAGACATTGATTAAG GGCATTGAGAAATTTAAGAAGGCTGCTCAGGAAGTTCAAGGGAAGATATTGAGTGGACAG GAAGCATTTGTTTTGTGGGACACGTATGGATTCCCGCTAGACCTGACTCAG TTGATGGCAGAAGAAAGAGGTTTAACGGTGGATGTTATGGGTTTTAATATTGCCATGGATGAAGCAAGGGAGAGATCAAGGAATGCTCAGAATAAG AAAGCTGGTGGTGCTATAGTCATGGATGCTGATGCTACTGCAGCATTGCACAAGATGGGGGTTGCTGCAACGGATGATATCAGCAAGTTTACATGGTTCGAG GACCATGAAAGTGTGATAAAGGCCATCTACACTGGTATTGAGTTCTTGGAAAGTGCTGCAGCTGGCGATGAAGTTGGTATCATTCTGGAAACCACAAGTTTCTATGCTGAGCAAGGTGGTCAG ATATTTGATACTGGATCACTTGAAGGCTCTTGTGGATCATTTCAAGTTTGCAATGTTCAAATTTATGGAGGTTTTGTTCTTCATATTGGTTCAGTTACTGGAGAGATTGGCAGATTCTCTGTGGGTGATAAAGTAATTTGCAAG GTTGACTATGACAGGCGTAAGCTCATTGCACCTAACCATACCTGTACCCATATGTTGAACTTTGCTCTGAGG GAAGTACTTGGCAATCATGTTGATCAGAAGGGATCGATTGTACTTCCTGAAAAATTGCGATTTGATTTTTCCCATG GTAAGCCCATACATCCTGATCATTTGAGAAGAATTGAGTCTATCGTGAATGATCAGATCAAAGATGAATTAGATGTATATGGGAAGGAGGCAACCCTTGCTGATGCAAAACGTATTAATGGTTTACGAGCCGTTTTTGGAGAA GTCTACCCTGACCCAGTTAGGGTTGTGACAATTGGTCGAAAAGTGGAGGATCTCCTGGCTGATCCAGATAATGCAGAATGGCTATCAGTTTCTGCAGAGCTTTGTGGAG GGACCCATATATCAAATACACGAGAGGCTAAGGCATTTGCTCTTCTATCAGAAGAGGGAATTGCTAAGGGAATCCGAAGAATAACTGCTGTTACAACTGATAGCGCTTTTAAAGCTATGGAATTGGCATTTTCACTTGAGCAGGAAGTAGATGCTGCATCTGATGCAGAAGGAAGCTTGCTGGAAAAG AAAGTAGCTTCTTTAAGAAGTCGTGTAGATGCAGCACCTATTCCCGCACCCAAGAAAGCTGATCTCAGGACCAAGATTTCACTACTTCAG GATCAAGTTAGAAAGGAGCAAAAGAAGATTGCTGAAGAAAATATACAGAAAGCGGTCAAGGTTGCCACTGAGATGGCAGACGGTGCTGCTTCAGATGGAAAGGCCTTCTGCATTTCTCTTGTTGATGTTGGGTTGGACACCACTGCAGTTCGTGAAGCAGTTCTGAAAGTCATTGAGCAGAAG GGAATATCTGTTATGGTTTTCAGCACAGATGAGACCACAAACAAGGCTGTGGTGTATGCTGGAGTACCAGAGAATGGAGAGAAGTTCAAGCAGTTAGAGGTATCTGAGTGGTTGACAGCAGCTTTAGGGCCTCTAAAAGGGAGGTGCGGTAAAGGAAAAGGTGGTCTTGCTCAAGGCCAG GGAACAGATGCATCACTCGTGAAGGAGGCCATGGATGTGGCAACAAAGTTTGCATCAATGAAACTGAGTTGA